The following proteins come from a genomic window of Nicotiana tomentosiformis chromosome 12, ASM39032v3, whole genome shotgun sequence:
- the LOC138902289 gene encoding uncharacterized protein, with amino-acid sequence MRPRGPGDFSGVPSRGQFYRARGHPYRHSQAGRPVHHGTSSNQGSYSSHQGQLSFSALPAQSSSHAPSVQGSFAQGASNSYSGSWGPIQSAPPLVPGSCFECREFGHIWRQCPRRLGGPVQ; translated from the coding sequence atgaggcctcgtggtccaggtgatttcagcggtgttccttcaaggggtcagttttaccgtgcTAGGGGTCATCCTTACAGACACTCTCAGGCaggtcgtccagttcaccatgGTACATCATCCAACcagggttcatatagttctcatcagggtcagttaTCTTTTAGTGCCCTGCCAGCCCAAAGTTCGTCCcatgctccttcagttcagggttcatttgcacagGGTGCTTCTAACAGTTATTCTGGATCTTGGGGCCCAATTCAATCAGCACCACCACTAGTAccggggagctgctttgagtgcaGGGAATTTGGACATATATGGAGACAATGTCCTCGTCGCTTgggaggtccagtgcagtag